One genomic window of Streptomyces sp. NBC_01276 includes the following:
- a CDS encoding ABC transporter substrate-binding protein — MRKHGTSRTTIGWAALAAAGALALSACGDGPQPGPEERGPSGTASPRVELPKLPGEKLEVAAVWTGPEQANFTKVLKEFEKRTGAKVTFVPAQDPIVTFLGTKIAGGQPPDVALLPQVGALVSAVRNKWAQPVGPEAAAQLDANYSAGWKKLGAVDGTQYGVYYKAANKSLVWYNAKAFEAAGVAPPKTWKELIAAADTLSASGTPAVSVAGADGWTLTDWFENVYLSQAGPEKYDRLARHELKWTDDSVKEALTTLGQLFGRKDFLAGGTSGALATEFPKSVTQTFSGGDRPAAAMVFEGDFVAVNIAQTGEKVGEGAKVFPFPAVGAKAPVVSGGDVAVALKPSKGAQALLTFLASADAAEIQAREGGFVSPNKAVDPGAYPNPIQRDIAKALVAAGDDFRFDMSDQAPAAFGGTPGAGEWKALQDFLANPSDVAGTQAKLEADAAKAYGN; from the coding sequence ATGCGCAAGCACGGAACGAGCCGGACGACGATCGGGTGGGCGGCCCTGGCGGCCGCAGGGGCACTCGCGCTGTCGGCGTGCGGGGACGGTCCGCAGCCGGGGCCGGAGGAGCGCGGGCCGAGCGGAACGGCGTCGCCGCGGGTGGAGTTACCGAAACTGCCCGGCGAGAAGCTGGAGGTCGCCGCGGTCTGGACGGGGCCGGAGCAGGCCAACTTCACCAAGGTGCTCAAGGAGTTCGAGAAGCGCACGGGCGCGAAGGTGACCTTCGTACCGGCCCAGGACCCCATCGTCACCTTCCTCGGTACCAAGATCGCGGGCGGTCAGCCGCCGGACGTGGCGCTGCTCCCGCAGGTCGGGGCGCTGGTGTCGGCGGTCCGGAACAAGTGGGCGCAGCCGGTGGGCCCGGAGGCCGCGGCCCAGCTGGACGCGAACTACTCGGCGGGCTGGAAGAAGCTGGGCGCGGTCGACGGCACCCAGTACGGGGTGTACTACAAGGCGGCCAACAAGTCGCTGGTCTGGTACAACGCGAAGGCCTTCGAGGCGGCGGGCGTCGCGCCCCCCAAGACCTGGAAGGAGCTGATCGCGGCGGCGGACACGCTGTCCGCCTCCGGCACCCCGGCGGTCTCGGTGGCGGGCGCGGACGGCTGGACCCTGACGGACTGGTTCGAGAACGTCTACCTGTCGCAGGCCGGTCCGGAGAAGTACGACCGGCTGGCGCGGCACGAGCTGAAGTGGACGGACGACAGCGTCAAGGAAGCACTGACCACGCTCGGGCAGCTGTTCGGCCGCAAGGACTTCCTGGCGGGCGGAACGAGCGGGGCGCTGGCGACGGAGTTCCCGAAGTCGGTGACGCAGACCTTCTCCGGGGGCGACCGGCCCGCGGCGGCGATGGTCTTCGAGGGCGACTTCGTGGCGGTGAACATCGCGCAGACCGGCGAGAAGGTGGGCGAGGGCGCCAAGGTGTTCCCGTTCCCGGCGGTGGGCGCGAAGGCGCCGGTGGTGTCGGGCGGTGACGTGGCGGTGGCGCTGAAGCCGTCGAAGGGCGCGCAGGCGCTGCTGACGTTCCTGGCCTCGGCGGACGCGGCGGAGATCCAGGCCCGCGAGGGCGGTTTCGTCTCCCCGAACAAGGCCGTGGATCCGGGCGCGTACCCGAATCCGATCCAGCGGGACATCGCGAAGGCGCTGGTCGCGGCGGGCGACGACTTCCGCTTCGACATGTCGGACCAGGCTCCGGCGGCGTTCGGCGGGACGCCGGGCGCCGGGGAGTGGAAGGCGCTCCAGGACTTCCTGGCGAACCCGTCGGACGTGGCGGGCACCCAGGCGAAACTGGAGGCGGACGCGGCCAAGGCCTACGGGAACTGA
- a CDS encoding FtsK/SpoIIIE domain-containing protein, which produces MQIRLTVLGPRSGHQAAAAAAGCDVLVTAPAGTALAAVASGLAATVGGPDTGGTVVLYAGARRLDPQRAVLGEPPLVDGAVLTLHTPAPDGDALADDGHAAPQLHVVAGPDAGGVHLLHPGAVRIGRSADADVPLDDPDVSRLHCAVTVRADGRVTVADLGSTNGTTLDGAPVGAGTVPLPPGALLRVGESTLRLASGSGDARPLTVVPDLEGHLSLPSPGPSGGPAGTGADGTEPGTDAPSAHGGPGPDPVLGLRPGTPRPGTPGAAHPATGRPASPAAPGGGTAAEPDRHSGAPLSQTPGDGTQPGTPGAARRRGLGAWARRWVRGEEPEQAAEAEPDAPARAAAPDTDDPAALLLAALGPTRRLWSRGTGHPRFLEAGLGAGSRVSLRECGSLGIAGPRDRLTGVARSVIAQLAGLHAPARLEIVLLAADRAYPVQQRRRDWGWLGWLPHVRPAHGQDCRLLLAYDRDQAAARTGELTRRLDDSALGTNWAAADAESLRRAAHAYAGPRTLVVVDGDPGAGHLREVTGRLASHGPAAGIHVLVLAQAPAATPASPVAATYEAACASSPAFRDCGRAALLSGDVATAVRSLPVAGGRPAGPGETAVADGVSAAWAERFARALAPLRADAAPAEGAGYRPAAASLPATARLLDELGLARATPASLMARWAAATDQGQGVGGRVEIVLGAGRRGPVGAELVHDGPHLLVEGPAGSGRTELLRSLAASLSAAARPDRLGLVLLDGAGGERGDGLAPCTELPHVSAHLVASDPLRMREFAQALGAELKRRHELLDGTAFAEWHAGRELTGRVVAPRQPTPGELRGDLDPQRSGTLRLRASAPRTEPAAGPSPLPRLVVLVDDFDALVAPALGSTGRPAAGSVVRALEAVAREGTRLGVHLIATSARPDRTADTELARRSTLRVELDAPDQPGPGRGVLRYADGRAVPFQAGRVTGRIPRTATLRPTVVPVEWDRMGDPPARRPVRELGNGPTDLALLASALDRASHLVSATPVLFPPAP; this is translated from the coding sequence ATGCAGATCCGGTTGACCGTCCTTGGGCCGCGCAGCGGCCACCAGGCCGCCGCCGCGGCGGCCGGCTGTGACGTCCTCGTCACCGCGCCCGCCGGGACCGCGCTGGCCGCGGTCGCCTCCGGGCTCGCGGCGACCGTGGGCGGTCCCGACACCGGCGGCACGGTGGTGCTGTACGCCGGAGCGCGCCGGCTCGACCCGCAGCGGGCCGTCCTCGGCGAGCCGCCGCTGGTCGACGGGGCGGTGCTGACGCTGCACACCCCCGCGCCCGACGGTGACGCGCTGGCCGACGACGGACACGCCGCCCCGCAGCTGCACGTGGTGGCCGGACCCGACGCGGGCGGGGTCCACCTGCTGCACCCCGGGGCGGTCCGGATCGGACGCTCGGCGGACGCGGACGTACCGCTGGACGACCCGGACGTGTCGCGGCTGCACTGCGCGGTGACCGTACGGGCGGACGGCCGGGTGACCGTGGCCGACCTCGGCTCGACGAACGGCACCACCCTCGACGGCGCCCCCGTGGGCGCGGGGACGGTACCGCTGCCGCCGGGCGCGCTGCTGCGCGTCGGCGAGTCCACCCTGCGGCTGGCCTCCGGCTCCGGGGACGCCCGGCCCCTGACGGTGGTCCCCGACCTGGAGGGCCACCTCTCCCTCCCCTCCCCGGGCCCCTCCGGCGGCCCGGCGGGTACGGGCGCCGACGGTACGGAGCCCGGCACGGACGCCCCCTCCGCGCACGGCGGCCCCGGCCCCGACCCCGTCCTGGGGCTGCGCCCCGGCACCCCCAGGCCCGGCACGCCCGGCGCGGCGCACCCCGCCACGGGCCGCCCGGCGTCACCGGCCGCCCCCGGCGGCGGCACCGCCGCGGAACCGGACCGGCACTCCGGCGCCCCCCTGTCGCAGACGCCCGGAGACGGGACTCAGCCCGGGACGCCCGGCGCGGCCAGGCGCCGGGGGCTCGGGGCCTGGGCGCGCAGATGGGTGCGCGGGGAGGAGCCCGAGCAGGCGGCGGAGGCCGAACCGGACGCGCCGGCCAGGGCCGCGGCACCGGACACCGACGACCCGGCGGCGCTGCTGCTGGCCGCGCTCGGGCCGACGCGGCGGCTGTGGTCGCGCGGGACCGGACACCCCCGGTTCCTGGAGGCGGGGCTCGGCGCGGGCAGCCGGGTCTCGCTGCGCGAGTGCGGCTCGCTCGGGATCGCGGGGCCGCGGGACCGGCTGACCGGCGTCGCCCGGTCCGTGATCGCCCAGCTGGCCGGGCTGCACGCGCCCGCGCGGCTGGAGATCGTGCTGCTGGCGGCGGACCGCGCGTACCCCGTGCAGCAGCGGCGGCGCGACTGGGGCTGGCTGGGCTGGCTGCCCCACGTACGCCCGGCGCACGGCCAGGACTGCCGGCTGCTGCTCGCGTACGACCGGGACCAGGCGGCCGCGCGGACCGGGGAGCTGACCCGGCGGCTGGACGACAGCGCGCTCGGCACCAACTGGGCCGCCGCCGACGCGGAGTCGCTGCGCCGGGCCGCGCACGCCTACGCGGGGCCCCGCACGCTGGTGGTCGTGGACGGCGATCCGGGCGCGGGCCACCTGCGCGAGGTGACGGGCCGGCTGGCCTCGCACGGGCCGGCGGCGGGCATCCACGTACTCGTCCTCGCACAGGCCCCGGCGGCGACGCCCGCCTCCCCGGTGGCCGCGACGTACGAGGCGGCCTGTGCGAGCTCCCCGGCGTTCCGCGACTGCGGCCGGGCCGCCCTGCTGAGCGGCGACGTGGCCACGGCGGTGCGCAGCCTCCCCGTCGCGGGCGGCCGGCCGGCCGGACCCGGGGAGACGGCGGTCGCGGACGGGGTCTCCGCCGCCTGGGCGGAGCGGTTCGCCCGGGCCCTGGCGCCGCTGCGCGCGGACGCGGCGCCCGCGGAGGGCGCCGGGTACCGTCCGGCCGCCGCGAGCCTCCCGGCGACCGCGCGGCTCCTCGACGAGCTCGGCCTGGCCCGGGCCACCCCGGCGTCCCTGATGGCCCGCTGGGCGGCGGCCACCGATCAGGGCCAGGGCGTCGGCGGCCGGGTGGAGATCGTCCTCGGCGCGGGCCGGCGCGGGCCGGTCGGTGCCGAGCTGGTCCACGACGGTCCGCACCTGCTGGTGGAGGGGCCCGCCGGCAGCGGCCGGACGGAGCTGCTGCGTTCGCTGGCGGCGTCCCTGTCGGCGGCGGCCCGCCCCGACCGCCTGGGCCTGGTCCTGCTGGACGGCGCCGGCGGGGAGCGCGGCGACGGCCTCGCGCCCTGCACGGAACTCCCGCACGTGTCGGCCCACCTGGTGGCCTCGGACCCGCTGCGCATGCGGGAGTTCGCGCAAGCCCTCGGCGCCGAGCTGAAGCGCCGCCACGAACTGCTGGACGGGACGGCGTTCGCGGAGTGGCACGCGGGCCGGGAGCTGACGGGCCGGGTGGTCGCGCCCCGCCAGCCCACGCCGGGCGAGCTCCGCGGTGACCTCGATCCGCAGCGCAGCGGCACCCTGCGGCTGCGGGCCTCCGCGCCGCGCACCGAGCCGGCGGCGGGGCCGAGTCCGCTGCCCCGGCTGGTGGTGCTGGTGGACGACTTCGACGCGCTCGTCGCGCCCGCGCTGGGCAGTACGGGCCGGCCGGCCGCCGGTTCGGTGGTGCGGGCGCTGGAGGCGGTGGCCCGGGAGGGCACCCGGCTCGGGGTGCACCTGATAGCGACGAGCGCGCGCCCGGACCGTACGGCCGACACCGAGCTGGCCCGGCGCTCCACGCTGCGGGTCGAGCTGGACGCCCCGGACCAGCCGGGTCCGGGCCGCGGCGTGCTGCGGTACGCGGACGGGCGTGCGGTGCCGTTCCAGGCGGGCCGGGTCACGGGCCGGATCCCGCGCACGGCGACGCTGCGGCCGACGGTGGTCCCGGTGGAGTGGGACCGGATGGGTGATCCGCCGGCCCGCCGTCCGGTGCGCGAGCTGGGCAACGGCCCGACGGACCTGGCGCTGCTGGCCAGTGCCCTCGACCGGGCCTCCCACCTGGTGTCGGCGACCCCGGTGCTGTTCCCGCCCGCCCCCTGA
- a CDS encoding carbohydrate ABC transporter permease, whose translation MTATTGKGPAGDPDDGTAAARAAAAATGTGTGTGTGTANAPDGRSPTAGRTPDGRTADGRSPSGPSAAGPSAAGRTPSGRSAAGRRRLIAAAFLLPALVLLGALVVQPIGYSLYRSLFDRSGDVFVGAGNYREILSDPTIRTALRNTALWVVLAPTVATALGLVFAVLTERVRWGTAFKLLVFMPMAISMLAAGIIFRLVYDHDPHRGVANAVWVGVHDTFAESSAFPKARPGRDSPLDPADGGAFVTRAPVRAGVPVLLPLVGVAPEALPAGTRTAAAAPAEPGKVTGTVWQDFTRGGGGRPNAVDPTERGFSGMRVEAVRGGRVVASTTARADGTFALPAAADGALLRLPGSNFREAYAGVEWLGPVLVTPAVIGAYVWMWAGFAMVLIGAGLAAVPRELLEAARVDGAGEWQVFRRITVPLLAPVLAVVLVTLVINVMKIFDLVFVIAPGAVQDDANVLALQLYRTSFGTDADQGLGSAIAVLLLVLVVPVMLLNIRRLRKEGSR comes from the coding sequence GTGACCGCCACGACCGGCAAAGGGCCGGCCGGGGATCCGGACGACGGGACGGCGGCGGCGCGCGCAGCGGCCGCCGCCACGGGCACGGGCACGGGCACGGGCACGGGCACGGCGAACGCGCCGGACGGCCGGTCGCCGACGGCCGGACGGACGCCAGACGGCCGGACGGCAGACGGCCGATCGCCGTCCGGCCCGTCGGCAGCCGGCCCGTCGGCAGCCGGCCGGACGCCGTCCGGACGGTCCGCGGCCGGGCGGCGGCGGCTGATCGCGGCGGCGTTCCTCCTGCCGGCGCTGGTGCTGCTGGGCGCGCTCGTCGTGCAGCCCATCGGGTACTCCCTCTACCGCAGCCTCTTCGACCGCTCCGGGGACGTGTTCGTCGGCGCGGGCAACTACCGGGAGATCCTGAGCGACCCGACCATCCGCACGGCGCTGCGCAACACCGCGCTGTGGGTGGTGCTGGCACCGACGGTGGCCACGGCGCTCGGCCTGGTCTTCGCGGTGCTCACCGAACGGGTGCGCTGGGGAACGGCGTTCAAGCTGCTCGTCTTCATGCCGATGGCGATCTCGATGCTGGCGGCGGGCATCATCTTCCGGCTCGTCTACGACCACGACCCCCACCGGGGCGTGGCCAACGCGGTCTGGGTGGGGGTGCACGACACCTTCGCGGAGTCCTCGGCCTTCCCCAAGGCCCGGCCGGGCCGGGACTCCCCGCTGGATCCCGCCGACGGGGGCGCCTTCGTGACGCGGGCGCCCGTACGGGCGGGCGTTCCGGTGCTGCTGCCGCTGGTCGGGGTGGCGCCGGAGGCCCTGCCGGCGGGGACCCGTACGGCCGCGGCGGCGCCCGCGGAGCCGGGGAAGGTCACCGGCACCGTCTGGCAGGACTTCACCCGGGGCGGGGGCGGCCGGCCGAACGCGGTCGACCCGACCGAGCGGGGTTTCTCCGGGATGCGCGTGGAGGCGGTGCGCGGCGGGCGGGTGGTGGCTTCGACGACGGCCCGCGCGGACGGCACCTTCGCCCTGCCGGCGGCGGCGGACGGGGCGCTGCTGCGGCTGCCGGGGTCCAACTTCCGGGAGGCGTACGCGGGGGTGGAGTGGCTCGGCCCGGTGCTGGTGACGCCGGCGGTGATCGGGGCGTACGTGTGGATGTGGGCCGGGTTCGCGATGGTGCTGATCGGGGCCGGGCTGGCGGCCGTACCGCGGGAGCTGCTGGAGGCGGCGCGGGTGGACGGGGCGGGTGAGTGGCAGGTGTTCCGGCGGATCACCGTGCCGCTGCTCGCGCCGGTGCTGGCGGTGGTCCTGGTGACCCTCGTCATCAACGTCATGAAGATCTTCGACCTGGTCTTCGTGATCGCGCCGGGCGCGGTCCAGGACGACGCGAACGTGCTGGCGCTGCAGCTGTACCGGACGTCGTTCGGAACGGACGCCGACCAGGGGCTGGGCAGTGCCATCGCGGTGCTGCTGCTGGTTCTGGTGGTGCCCGTGATGCTGCTGAATATCCGCAGGCTGCGGAAGGAGGGGTCCCGATGA
- a CDS encoding serine/threonine-protein kinase: protein MRPVGSKYLLEEPLGRGATGTVWRARQRETAGAEAAVAGQPGETVAIKVLKEELAQDADIVMRFLRERSVLLRLTHPNIVRTRDLVVEGDLLALVMDLIDGPDLHRYIRENGPFSPVAACLLTAQIADALAASHADGVVHRDLKPANVLLDERGGQMKPMLTDFGIARLADSPGLTRTHEFVGTPAYVAPESAEGRPQTSAVDIYGAGILLYELVTGRPPFAGGTALEVLHRHLSEEPQRPPSVPEPLWIVIERCLRKEPDERPSAENLARGLRVVASGIRVHSSPDEVEAALGVGALLVPDPSPAPVPTVPGAADPTQALPAGAGAGAAQPGAYDAYDPNAMTSVLPPIGGGDATTVLPSAGAPGAPGGAPDPTSVMPPVQRPDSPHPWESQMRAARDRNEQTQMHYLDPSEDPLRRRPQRQAPPPPQHQPRPQQQQYPQQPPQQQPQYRPAPSPQQYQQPQQYQQPQYQQPQQQYQPQQYQQPQQPQYQPPQPPPQQQRPQAQARPQAPQQQRPPREPREPREPRRRSANPVRIPGLGCLKGCLVMILLLFIGGWLVWELTPLQEWVGTGKNWWDQVWSWGSDAVDFVTSIGDSASGGGGTP from the coding sequence GTGCGGCCAGTCGGCAGCAAGTACCTGCTCGAAGAGCCGCTCGGACGCGGCGCGACGGGCACCGTCTGGCGGGCCCGCCAGCGGGAGACCGCCGGCGCGGAAGCGGCCGTCGCCGGGCAGCCCGGCGAGACCGTGGCCATCAAGGTCCTCAAGGAGGAGCTGGCCCAGGACGCGGACATCGTCATGCGCTTCCTGCGCGAGCGTTCCGTCCTGCTGCGCCTGACCCACCCCAACATCGTCCGCACCCGCGACCTCGTCGTCGAGGGGGACCTGCTGGCCCTGGTCATGGACCTGATCGACGGCCCGGACCTGCACCGGTACATCCGCGAGAACGGCCCCTTCAGCCCGGTCGCCGCGTGCCTGCTGACCGCGCAGATCGCCGACGCGCTCGCCGCCAGCCACGCCGACGGCGTCGTCCACCGCGACCTGAAGCCCGCCAACGTGCTGCTCGACGAGCGCGGCGGCCAGATGAAGCCGATGCTCACCGACTTCGGCATCGCGCGCCTGGCCGACTCCCCGGGCCTGACCCGCACCCACGAGTTCGTCGGCACCCCCGCCTACGTGGCGCCCGAGTCCGCCGAGGGCCGCCCGCAGACCTCCGCCGTCGACATCTACGGCGCCGGCATCCTCCTCTACGAGCTCGTCACCGGCCGCCCGCCCTTCGCCGGCGGCACCGCGCTCGAAGTGCTCCACCGCCACCTCAGCGAGGAGCCCCAGCGGCCCCCGAGCGTGCCCGAGCCGCTGTGGATCGTCATCGAGCGCTGCCTGCGCAAGGAGCCCGACGAGCGCCCCAGCGCCGAGAACCTGGCCCGCGGCCTGCGCGTGGTCGCCTCCGGCATCCGCGTGCACTCCTCGCCCGACGAGGTCGAGGCCGCGCTCGGCGTCGGCGCCCTGCTCGTGCCCGACCCCTCGCCCGCGCCCGTCCCCACCGTGCCCGGTGCCGCCGACCCGACGCAGGCGCTGCCCGCCGGGGCCGGGGCCGGGGCCGCGCAGCCGGGCGCGTACGACGCGTACGACCCGAACGCCATGACCAGCGTGCTGCCGCCGATCGGCGGGGGCGACGCCACCACCGTGCTGCCCAGCGCCGGGGCCCCGGGCGCGCCCGGCGGCGCCCCGGACCCGACCTCCGTCATGCCCCCCGTGCAGCGGCCCGACAGCCCGCACCCGTGGGAGTCGCAGATGAGAGCCGCCCGGGACCGCAACGAGCAGACGCAGATGCACTACCTCGACCCGAGCGAGGACCCGCTGCGCCGCCGCCCCCAGCGGCAGGCCCCGCCGCCCCCGCAGCACCAGCCCCGGCCGCAGCAGCAGCAGTACCCGCAGCAGCCTCCGCAGCAGCAGCCTCAGTACCGCCCGGCACCTTCGCCGCAGCAGTACCAGCAGCCGCAGCAGTATCAGCAGCCGCAGTACCAGCAGCCCCAGCAGCAGTACCAGCCCCAGCAGTACCAGCAGCCGCAGCAGCCCCAGTACCAGCCGCCGCAGCCGCCTCCGCAGCAGCAGCGGCCCCAGGCACAGGCCCGGCCGCAGGCACCCCAGCAGCAGCGGCCCCCGCGCGAGCCCCGTGAACCGCGCGAGCCCCGCCGCCGCAGCGCCAACCCGGTCCGGATCCCCGGCCTCGGCTGCCTCAAGGGCTGCCTGGTCATGATCCTGCTGCTGTTCATCGGCGGCTGGCTGGTCTGGGAGCTCACCCCGCTCCAGGAATGGGTCGGCACCGGCAAGAACTGGTGGGACCAGGTGTGGAGCTGGGGCAGCGACGCCGTCGACTTCGTCACCTCGATCGGGGACTCGGCGAGCGGCGGCGGTGGCACGCCCTGA